The proteins below are encoded in one region of Pseudomonas ekonensis:
- a CDS encoding tRNA-uridine aminocarboxypropyltransferase, with the protein MSRPQCPRCLRPLTHCLCALIPSLDSRTRVLLLQHPSEVNHALNTARLAALGLTNAELIVGEVFEDLPALLNRPGYQARLLFPAEDAQPLQACGASDEPLLLVVPDGTWRKARKLLHLNPSLAALPRVTLAEGGVSRYRLRKAPGPGALSTVEAIVQALQTLEAPASFEALLKPFEALIEGQIAAMGEETFQRNHAEK; encoded by the coding sequence ATGTCCAGACCCCAATGCCCGCGCTGCCTGCGCCCCCTAACCCATTGCCTGTGCGCGCTGATCCCCAGCCTCGACAGCCGCACGCGGGTGTTGCTGCTGCAGCATCCGAGCGAGGTCAACCATGCGCTCAACACGGCGCGGCTGGCGGCGCTGGGGCTGACCAACGCCGAGCTGATCGTCGGGGAGGTGTTCGAGGATCTGCCGGCGCTGCTGAACCGGCCGGGGTATCAGGCGCGGTTGCTGTTTCCGGCCGAGGATGCGCAGCCGCTGCAGGCCTGCGGCGCGTCCGATGAGCCGCTGCTGCTGGTGGTGCCCGACGGCACCTGGCGCAAGGCGCGCAAGCTGCTGCACCTCAACCCGTCGTTGGCGGCGCTGCCGCGGGTGACGCTGGCCGAGGGCGGGGTGTCCCGCTACCGCCTGCGCAAGGCGCCGGGGCCCGGGGCGTTGTCCACGGTCGAGGCGATCGTCCAGGCCTTGCAGACATTGGAGGCGCCGGCGTCGTTCGAAGCGCTGCTCAAGCCGTTCGAAGCCTTGATCGAGGGGCAGATCGCGGCGATGGGGGAGGAGACCTTCCAGCGTAATCATGCCGAAAAATGA
- a CDS encoding LysR family transcriptional regulator — translation MANALPDLKLLRIFVSVVRHQGFANAQQELNLSTSAISTYMSQLEAALGLVLCHRGRGGFSLTSKGELFHQETLRLLAELEGFEQYAAALKGELRGTLNLGVIDSTVSDKALPFAEAIGAYSQEHPAVHLHLSVMSPYELQLGVQDNRLDLAIGAFSTRMSGLVYMPLYREQHWLYCSNRHPLFTERRIPEQVITQQRMVGRGYWSQAELARHGFKHSAATVESMEAQLILVLSGAYIGYLPEHYAQAWADKGDLRVLLPATFGYQAPFSMIMRRGRSREPLIQTFRDLLKAQLNQA, via the coding sequence ATGGCCAACGCTTTACCCGACCTGAAACTTTTGCGCATCTTCGTCAGCGTGGTGCGCCATCAGGGGTTCGCCAACGCCCAGCAGGAGCTCAACCTGTCGACCTCGGCGATCAGCACCTACATGAGCCAGCTCGAGGCCGCCCTCGGCCTGGTGCTGTGCCACCGCGGGCGCGGCGGCTTCAGCCTGACCAGCAAGGGCGAGCTGTTCCATCAGGAGACCCTGCGTCTGCTGGCCGAGCTCGAAGGCTTCGAGCAGTACGCCGCCGCACTCAAGGGCGAGCTGCGCGGCACGCTCAATCTGGGCGTGATCGACTCCACCGTCAGCGACAAGGCCTTGCCGTTCGCCGAGGCCATCGGCGCCTACAGCCAGGAGCACCCGGCGGTGCACCTGCACCTGTCGGTGATGAGCCCGTACGAATTGCAGCTGGGCGTGCAGGACAACCGCCTCGACCTGGCCATCGGCGCGTTCTCCACACGCATGAGCGGCCTGGTGTACATGCCGCTGTACCGCGAGCAGCACTGGCTGTACTGCAGCAACCGTCACCCGCTGTTCACCGAACGGCGGATCCCCGAGCAGGTCATCACCCAGCAGCGCATGGTCGGGCGCGGCTACTGGAGCCAGGCGGAACTGGCCCGCCACGGCTTCAAGCACAGCGCCGCGACGGTGGAGAGCATGGAGGCGCAACTGATCCTGGTGCTGTCCGGCGCCTACATCGGTTACCTGCCGGAGCATTACGCCCAGGCCTGGGCCGACAAGGGCGACCTGCGCGTGCTGCTGCCGGCGACCTTCGGTTACCAGGCGCCGTTCTCGATGATCATGCGCCGTGGCCGCAGCCGCGAGCCGCTGATCCAGACCTTCCGCGATTTGCTCAAAGCCCAGCTCAATCAGGCCTGA
- the speB gene encoding agmatinase, which produces MDKILHQPLGGNEMPRFGGIATMLRLPHLDTAAGLDAAFVGVPLDIGTSLRPGTRFGPRDIRTESVMIRPYNMATGAAPFDSLSVADIGDVAINTFNLLDAVRIIEEAYDNILEHNVIPLTLGGDHTITLPILRAIHKKHGKVGLVHIDAHADVNDHMFGEKIAHGTTFRRAVEEGLLDCDRVVQIGLRAQGYTADDFNWSRDQGFRVVQAEECWHKSLEPLMAEVREKVGGGPVYLSFDIDGIDPAWAPGTGTPEIGGLTTIQAIEIVRGCQGLDLIGCDLVEVSPAYDTTGNTSLLAANLLYEMLCVLPGVVHR; this is translated from the coding sequence GTGGACAAGATTCTTCACCAACCACTGGGCGGCAACGAAATGCCGCGCTTCGGCGGCATCGCCACCATGCTGCGACTCCCCCACCTCGACACCGCCGCCGGCCTGGACGCCGCCTTCGTCGGCGTGCCGCTGGACATCGGCACCTCGCTGCGCCCCGGCACCCGTTTCGGGCCGCGTGACATCCGCACCGAATCGGTGATGATCCGCCCGTACAACATGGCCACCGGCGCCGCCCCGTTCGACTCGCTGTCGGTGGCCGACATCGGCGACGTGGCGATCAACACCTTCAACCTGCTCGACGCCGTGCGCATCATCGAAGAGGCCTACGACAACATCCTCGAGCACAACGTGATCCCGCTGACCCTGGGCGGCGACCACACCATCACCCTGCCGATCCTGCGCGCTATCCATAAGAAGCACGGCAAGGTCGGTCTGGTGCACATCGACGCCCACGCCGATGTGAACGATCACATGTTCGGCGAGAAGATCGCCCACGGCACGACCTTCCGTCGCGCCGTCGAAGAAGGCCTTCTGGATTGCGACCGCGTGGTGCAGATTGGTCTGCGGGCCCAGGGCTACACCGCCGACGACTTCAACTGGAGCCGCGACCAGGGTTTCCGCGTGGTGCAGGCCGAAGAGTGCTGGCACAAGTCGCTGGAGCCTTTGATGGCCGAGGTGCGCGAGAAGGTCGGCGGCGGCCCGGTGTACCTGAGCTTCGACATCGACGGCATCGACCCGGCCTGGGCGCCCGGCACCGGCACCCCGGAAATCGGCGGCCTGACCACCATCCAGGCGATCGAGATCGTGCGCGGCTGCCAGGGCCTCGACCTGATCGGCTGCGATCTGGTAGAAGTCTCGCCCGCCTACGACACCACCGGCAACACCTCGCTGCTGGCCGCCAACCTGCTGTACGAAATGCTCTGCGTACTGCCTGGCGTGGTCCACCGCTGA
- a CDS encoding YybH family protein, which yields MNERDQVLQAAADLVSAFARNDREAYFGAFSADASFVFHTLEQPLLSRDAYQALWDSWRAEDGFEVLSCTSSNACVSLQGDVAVFIHDVATELRMQGEQHFSQERETIVFRKHASSLEQQGLWLACHEHLSAMPEGLPPP from the coding sequence ATGAACGAACGTGATCAGGTTCTGCAGGCGGCCGCCGACCTCGTGTCCGCCTTCGCCCGCAACGACCGCGAAGCCTACTTCGGTGCGTTCAGCGCCGACGCCAGCTTCGTGTTCCACACCCTCGAACAGCCCCTGCTGTCGCGCGACGCCTATCAGGCGCTGTGGGACAGTTGGCGCGCCGAGGATGGCTTCGAGGTGCTCTCGTGCACCTCGAGCAACGCCTGCGTCAGCCTGCAAGGGGACGTGGCGGTCTTCATCCATGACGTGGCCACCGAGCTGCGCATGCAAGGGGAGCAACACTTCAGCCAGGAGCGCGAGACGATTGTGTTCAGGAAACACGCGTCGAGCCTAGAACAACAAGGCCTATGGCTGGCCTGCCATGAACATTTGTCCGCAATGCCGGAAGGGCTGCCACCCCCTTAG
- a CDS encoding purine-cytosine permease family protein, translating into MNNKNNDQSLTQIETHGVEQIPDHERTAGPADLFRMIFGGANTFATAVLGSFPVLFGLSFQAGVWAIVSGVLLGSLILAPMGLFGPLNGTNNAVSSGAHFGVHGRIVGSFLSLLTAIAFFSLSVWSSGDALIGGAKRLIGLPETDLTLGLAYGLFAVLVLTVCIYGFRFLLWVNKIAVWSASLLFLLGAFAFAGPFDAHYAGTVSLGQPGFWAAFIGAALVAMSNPISFGAFLGDWARYIPRDTSRQRIMTAVILSQIATFIPFLFGLTTATIVAIQAPDYIAANNYVGGLLAVSPGWFFLPVCLIAVIGGMSTGTTSLYGTGLDMSSVFPRVLSRVKATLLIGVLSIAFIFIGRFAANLVQSVSTFAVLIITCTTPWMVIMIIGLVVRRGFYCPDDLQVFTRGERGGRYWFHHGWNWRGMGAWIPSAAVGLCFVNLPGQFVGPLGELAGGIDISLLVTLGLASVLYLMLLSLFPEPALVYGPQDMRSRQADAPGKTAMRQAA; encoded by the coding sequence ATGAATAACAAGAACAACGACCAAAGCCTTACGCAGATTGAAACCCACGGGGTCGAACAGATCCCGGACCACGAACGCACCGCAGGTCCGGCGGATCTGTTCCGCATGATCTTCGGCGGCGCCAACACCTTCGCCACCGCCGTGCTCGGCAGTTTCCCGGTGCTGTTCGGCCTGTCGTTCCAGGCCGGTGTCTGGGCGATTGTCTCGGGCGTGCTGCTGGGTTCGCTGATCCTTGCGCCGATGGGCCTGTTCGGTCCGCTCAACGGCACCAACAACGCCGTGTCATCCGGTGCGCACTTCGGCGTGCACGGGCGGATCGTCGGCTCGTTCCTGTCGCTGCTGACCGCCATCGCCTTCTTCTCGCTCTCGGTGTGGAGTTCGGGGGATGCGCTGATCGGCGGCGCCAAGCGCCTGATCGGCCTGCCGGAAACCGACCTGACCCTGGGCCTGGCCTACGGCCTGTTCGCGGTGCTGGTGCTGACCGTGTGCATCTACGGCTTCCGCTTTTTGCTGTGGGTCAACAAGATCGCGGTGTGGAGCGCCAGCCTGCTGTTCCTGCTGGGCGCGTTCGCCTTCGCCGGCCCCTTCGATGCGCATTACGCCGGCACCGTCAGCCTCGGCCAGCCGGGCTTCTGGGCGGCGTTCATCGGCGCGGCGCTGGTGGCCATGAGCAACCCGATCTCGTTCGGCGCGTTCCTCGGCGACTGGGCCCGCTACATCCCGCGCGACACCTCCCGGCAGCGGATCATGACGGCGGTGATCCTTTCGCAGATCGCCACCTTCATCCCGTTCCTGTTCGGCCTGACCACCGCCACCATCGTGGCGATCCAGGCGCCGGACTACATCGCGGCCAACAACTACGTCGGCGGCCTGCTGGCGGTGTCGCCGGGCTGGTTCTTCCTGCCGGTGTGCCTGATTGCGGTGATCGGCGGCATGTCCACCGGCACCACGTCGCTGTACGGCACGGGCCTGGACATGTCCAGCGTGTTCCCGCGGGTGCTGTCGCGGGTCAAGGCGACGCTGCTGATCGGCGTGCTGTCGATCGCCTTCATCTTCATCGGGCGCTTCGCGGCCAACCTGGTGCAGAGCGTGTCGACCTTCGCCGTGCTGATCATCACCTGCACCACCCCGTGGATGGTGATCATGATCATCGGCCTGGTGGTGCGCCGCGGCTTCTACTGCCCGGACGACCTGCAAGTGTTCACCCGCGGCGAGCGAGGCGGCCGCTACTGGTTCCACCACGGCTGGAACTGGCGCGGCATGGGCGCCTGGATCCCCAGCGCGGCGGTCGGCCTGTGCTTCGTCAACCTGCCGGGCCAGTTCGTCGGCCCGCTGGGCGAGCTGGCCGGCGGCATCGACATCAGCCTGCTGGTGACCCTGGGCCTGGCCTCGGTGCTGTACCTGATGCTGCTGAGCCTGTTCCCGGAGCCGGCGCTGGTTTACGGCCCGCAGGATATGCGCAGCCGACAGGCAGATGCACCGGGCAAGACGGCCATGCGCCAAGCCGCCTGA
- a CDS encoding sodium:solute symporter — protein sequence MALDLFVVLIYAAGMLLLGYFGMRKAKTNEDFLVAGRNLGPSLYMGTMAATVLGGASTVGTVRLGYVHGISGFWLCAALGCGIVALNLFLAKPLLKLKIYTVTQVLEKRYNPMARSASAAIMLAYALMIGVTSILAIGTVLQVLFGLPFWISVLLGGGVVVVYSAIGGMWSLTLTDIVQFIIKTVGLMFILLPICLYRVGGWDDLVMKLPAAAFNFTTIGWDTIITYFMIYFFGILIGQDIWQRVFTVKNEKVAQYAGSFAGIYCILYGLACALIGMAAHVLIPDLDNVNNAFAAIVKLSLPDGIRGLVIAAALAAMMSTASAGLLAAATTLTEDLLPKLRGGKPSSLGINRLFTLLTGAVVLAIALVVNDVISALTLAYNLLVGGMLIPLIGAIFWKRATTSGAIASMGMGFATALLFMVKDGLDANTPIYYSLAVGLVSFVVVSLISRRPAPVASAI from the coding sequence ATGGCTTTGGATTTATTCGTCGTCCTCATCTACGCGGCCGGCATGCTCTTGCTCGGCTACTTCGGCATGCGCAAGGCCAAAACCAACGAAGACTTCCTGGTCGCCGGGCGCAACCTGGGCCCGAGCCTGTACATGGGCACCATGGCCGCGACCGTGCTGGGCGGTGCGTCCACCGTCGGCACCGTGCGCCTGGGCTATGTGCACGGGATCTCCGGCTTCTGGCTCTGCGCGGCCCTGGGCTGCGGCATCGTCGCGCTGAACCTGTTCCTGGCCAAGCCGCTGCTGAAACTGAAGATCTACACCGTCACCCAGGTGCTGGAGAAGCGCTACAACCCGATGGCCCGCTCGGCGAGCGCGGCGATCATGCTGGCCTACGCGCTGATGATCGGCGTGACCTCGATCCTGGCCATCGGCACCGTGCTGCAAGTGCTGTTCGGCCTGCCGTTCTGGATCTCGGTGCTGCTGGGCGGCGGCGTGGTGGTGGTCTACTCGGCCATCGGCGGGATGTGGTCGCTGACCCTGACCGACATCGTCCAGTTCATCATCAAGACCGTGGGCCTGATGTTCATCCTGCTGCCGATCTGCCTGTACCGCGTCGGCGGCTGGGACGATCTGGTGATGAAGCTGCCGGCGGCGGCGTTCAACTTCACCACCATCGGCTGGGACACGATCATCACCTACTTCATGATCTACTTCTTCGGCATCCTGATCGGTCAAGACATCTGGCAACGGGTGTTCACCGTCAAGAATGAGAAAGTGGCCCAGTACGCCGGCAGCTTCGCCGGGATCTACTGCATCCTCTACGGCCTGGCCTGCGCCCTGATCGGCATGGCGGCCCACGTGCTGATCCCGGACCTGGACAACGTCAACAACGCCTTCGCCGCCATCGTCAAACTGTCGCTGCCGGACGGCATCCGCGGCCTGGTGATCGCCGCCGCGCTGGCCGCGATGATGTCCACCGCCAGCGCCGGCCTGCTGGCCGCGGCCACCACCCTGACCGAGGACCTGCTGCCGAAGCTGCGCGGCGGCAAGCCGTCGAGCCTGGGCATCAACCGCCTGTTCACCCTGCTGACCGGCGCCGTGGTGCTGGCCATCGCCCTGGTGGTGAACGACGTGATCAGCGCCCTGACCCTGGCCTACAACCTGTTGGTGGGCGGCATGCTGATCCCGCTGATCGGTGCGATCTTCTGGAAGCGCGCCACCACCTCCGGCGCCATCGCCAGCATGGGCATGGGTTTCGCCACGGCGCTGCTGTTCATGGTCAAGGACGGCCTGGACGCCAACACCCCGATCTACTACAGCCTGGCCGTGGGCCTGGTGAGCTTCGTGGTGGTCAGCCTGATCTCCCGTCGCCCTGCCCCGGTGGCCAGCGCGATCTAA
- a CDS encoding MBL fold metallo-hydrolase yields the protein MKIVSRDRWFEVQSLGDGIRLIHEPYIRPFYRCNLWHIQGRDKDLLLDSGSGLVSLREQLPWLTERPLVAVASHCHFDHIAGHHEFAERLVHPAEADILAAPDGDNDLSRAFVGDDMFEAHPDCPLCYAEYRVKAAPATGFVEDGDVLDLGGRTLQVLHTPGHSPGGISLYEAATETLFSGDIIYDGPLIEDAYHSDPDDYAASLRRLHGLAVRTVHGGHFGSFSGEHLRGMIDQWLRRHG from the coding sequence ATGAAGATCGTCAGCCGCGACCGGTGGTTCGAAGTCCAGTCCCTGGGCGACGGCATCCGCCTGATCCACGAGCCGTACATCCGGCCGTTCTACCGCTGCAACCTGTGGCACATCCAGGGCCGCGACAAGGATCTGCTGCTCGACAGCGGCTCGGGGCTGGTCAGCCTGCGCGAGCAACTGCCCTGGCTCACCGAGCGGCCCTTGGTGGCGGTGGCCAGCCATTGCCACTTCGACCACATCGCCGGCCACCACGAATTCGCCGAACGCCTGGTGCATCCGGCCGAAGCCGACATCCTGGCGGCGCCGGACGGCGACAACGACCTGAGCCGCGCCTTCGTCGGCGACGACATGTTCGAGGCCCACCCGGACTGCCCGCTGTGCTATGCCGAGTACCGGGTCAAGGCAGCGCCGGCCACCGGCTTCGTCGAGGACGGCGACGTGCTGGACCTGGGTGGCCGCACGCTGCAGGTGTTGCACACGCCGGGGCATTCGCCGGGCGGGATCAGCCTGTACGAGGCGGCGACCGAAACCCTGTTCAGCGGCGACATCATCTACGACGGCCCGCTGATCGAAGACGCCTACCACTCCGATCCCGACGACTACGCCGCCAGCCTGCGACGCCTGCACGGCCTGGCGGTGCGCACGGTGCATGGCGGGCACTTCGGCAGCTTCTCCGGGGAGCATCTGCGGGGAATGATTGACCAGTGGCTGCGCCGGCACGGGTGA
- a CDS encoding acyl carrier protein, translating into MNRAAVRAAVHRFILRLLENREFDDDTSLAQLGLEKADIEDLIFHLEDEFGLTAFTAEEDRMLRRAKTANDLSRFLMEISRH; encoded by the coding sequence ATGAACAGAGCCGCCGTGCGCGCCGCCGTGCACCGATTCATCCTCCGCCTGCTGGAAAACCGCGAATTCGACGACGACACCAGCCTGGCGCAACTGGGGCTGGAGAAAGCGGACATCGAAGATCTGATCTTTCATCTGGAAGATGAATTCGGACTGACGGCGTTCACCGCCGAGGAAGACCGGATGCTCAGGCGCGCGAAGACGGCCAATGACTTGAGCCGGTTCCTGATGGAAATCAGCCGGCATTGA
- a CDS encoding PA1414 family protein gives MKEKIQNWLHDLGVALGLIEPPLQPVPIRTDDEQRRRQPRRR, from the coding sequence ATGAAAGAGAAAATTCAGAACTGGCTGCACGATTTGGGTGTTGCCCTCGGCTTGATCGAACCGCCTCTGCAACCCGTACCGATCCGCACCGACGACGAACAGCGCCGGCGTCAGCCGCGTCGTCGGTAA
- the ptrR gene encoding putrescine utilization regulator PtrR yields the protein MEFSQLRIFQAVAEEGSITRAAERLHRVPSNLSTRLKQLEEQLGVELFVRERQRLQLSPAGKVLLDYAGKLFALRDQASAAVMGGQPAGDFVLGTLYSTAAIHLPALLARYHKRYPAVNLQVQSGPSGELLEGLLTGRLDAALVDGPPQLAGIDGVPLCNERLVLISEAEHPPVRSAKDVEGRAVFTFRHGCAYRARLESWFAHYHAAMGRAMEIESYQGMLACVIAGSGVALMSESMLASLPGREGVAVHPLAEPFASATTWLMWRRGMVGANLNAWIEQQRALYPVAGEDARETA from the coding sequence GTGGAGTTCAGCCAACTGCGAATCTTTCAGGCGGTGGCCGAGGAAGGTTCCATCACCCGCGCCGCCGAACGCCTGCACCGGGTGCCGTCCAACCTGTCGACCCGGCTTAAGCAGCTGGAGGAGCAGTTGGGCGTCGAACTGTTCGTCCGTGAGCGTCAGCGCTTGCAGCTGTCGCCTGCGGGAAAGGTCCTGCTGGACTACGCCGGCAAGCTGTTCGCCCTGCGCGACCAGGCCAGCGCGGCGGTGATGGGCGGGCAGCCGGCCGGCGACTTCGTGCTGGGCACGCTGTACAGCACGGCGGCGATCCATCTGCCGGCGCTGCTGGCCCGCTATCACAAACGCTATCCGGCGGTGAACCTGCAAGTGCAGTCCGGGCCCAGCGGCGAGTTGCTCGAAGGCCTGCTCACCGGCCGGCTCGACGCGGCGCTGGTGGACGGCCCGCCGCAGCTGGCGGGCATCGACGGCGTGCCGCTGTGCAACGAGCGGCTGGTGCTGATCAGCGAGGCCGAGCACCCGCCGGTGCGCAGCGCCAAGGACGTCGAGGGCCGCGCGGTGTTCACCTTCCGCCATGGCTGCGCCTACCGTGCGCGGCTGGAATCCTGGTTCGCCCACTACCACGCGGCCATGGGCCGGGCGATGGAGATCGAGTCGTATCAGGGCATGCTGGCCTGCGTGATCGCCGGCAGCGGGGTGGCGCTGATGTCCGAGTCGATGCTCGCCAGCCTGCCGGGGCGCGAAGGCGTGGCGGTGCACCCGCTGGCCGAGCCGTTCGCCAGCGCGACGACGTGGCTGATGTGGCGCAGAGGGATGGTCGGCGCCAACCTCAATGCCTGGATCGAACAGCAGCGGGCGCTCTATCCCGTGGCCGGCGAAGACGCCCGAGAAACGGCTTGA
- a CDS encoding MFS transporter: MSPLIRLLASFIALMMAMGIGRFALTPQMPHLLSEGQVDLTGAGLIAAANYFGYLLGAVDAMFSRRPEQVRGRLLGGLWLCVLLTLASFRADGFWSHLVLRFGTGVASAWVLVMITALSQPLALAAGRPRLGAVVFAGPGLGIFLTGLLALASHLLNQTSATLWLIYAAVALAMLLAIVRILPQPAAPAVAAPVASGAPTRGIARLAVVYALYGVGYIIPATFLSQMANAQFHGQWQADLFWPCFGLASALGVVLVSLRKPDGGTTRHWLLATLWLQAAGVFACLLGSGAGLALGVILCGTPFLACMQLVMQRSRELAPHATQRNAGLLTACFAVGQLSGPLLAALSSHFGGGLQPALVIAGSGLLVAGGLALQPLRADRGLCASAGAPTARR, from the coding sequence ATGTCACCGCTGATTCGCCTTCTCGCCAGTTTTATCGCCCTGATGATGGCCATGGGCATCGGGCGCTTCGCCCTCACCCCGCAAATGCCGCACCTGCTCAGCGAAGGCCAGGTCGACCTGACCGGCGCCGGCCTGATTGCCGCCGCCAACTACTTCGGCTACCTGCTGGGCGCGGTGGATGCGATGTTTTCCCGCCGGCCGGAGCAGGTGCGCGGTCGCTTGCTCGGCGGCCTGTGGCTGTGCGTGCTGCTGACCCTGGCCTCGTTCCGGGCCGACGGTTTCTGGTCGCACCTGGTCCTGCGCTTCGGCACCGGCGTGGCCAGCGCCTGGGTGCTGGTGATGATCACGGCCTTGAGCCAGCCGCTGGCATTGGCCGCCGGTCGCCCACGGCTGGGCGCGGTGGTGTTTGCCGGGCCGGGATTGGGGATTTTTCTGACAGGCCTGCTGGCGCTGGCCTCACACCTGTTGAACCAGACGTCCGCCACCTTGTGGCTGATCTACGCCGCCGTGGCGCTGGCGATGCTGCTGGCCATCGTACGGATCCTGCCGCAACCGGCTGCCCCGGCGGTCGCAGCCCCCGTGGCCAGCGGCGCGCCGACCCGCGGCATCGCCCGGCTGGCGGTGGTGTACGCGCTGTACGGGGTGGGTTACATCATTCCGGCCACGTTCCTGTCGCAGATGGCCAACGCGCAGTTCCACGGGCAATGGCAGGCGGATCTGTTCTGGCCTTGCTTCGGCCTGGCGTCGGCCCTCGGCGTCGTGCTGGTGAGCCTGCGCAAACCCGACGGGGGCACCACCCGTCATTGGCTGCTGGCCACCTTGTGGCTGCAGGCGGCCGGGGTGTTCGCCTGCCTGCTGGGCAGCGGCGCCGGGCTGGCGCTGGGGGTGATCCTGTGCGGCACGCCGTTCCTGGCCTGCATGCAACTGGTGATGCAGCGTTCGCGGGAGCTGGCGCCCCACGCCACCCAGCGCAACGCCGGGCTGCTGACCGCATGCTTTGCGGTCGGCCAGCTCAGCGGCCCGTTGCTGGCGGCGCTGAGCAGCCATTTCGGCGGCGGCCTGCAACCGGCGCTGGTGATCGCCGGCAGCGGCCTGTTGGTCGCCGGCGGCCTGGCCCTGCAACCGCTCAGGGCTGACCGAGGGCTTTGCGCAAGCGCCGGCGCACCCACTGCTCGGCGCTGA
- a CDS encoding DMT family transporter, with protein MSAERRNADGFALQVMIGLCLVWGVQQVMIKWAAADIAPVMQAAGRSGISALLVGLLICVKGGWDQVGATWRGGLLAGALFGLEFLFIAEGLQLTTAAHMSVFLYTAPIFTALGVHFLLPGERLRAVQWLGICLAFVGIAIAFAGGVSWDNLDRRMLLGDALGVLAGACWGATTVVVRASRLSEAPVTLTLFYQLIVGFLGLLAIALFSGQITHVSLTGVAVASVLFQGVVVSFFSYLIWFWLLRRYLAANLAVFSFMTPLFGVTFGVLLLGEKLSLNFIVGAVLVLLGITFVSAEQWVRRRLRKALGQP; from the coding sequence ATGAGCGCCGAGCGGCGCAACGCCGACGGTTTCGCCCTGCAAGTGATGATCGGCCTGTGCCTGGTCTGGGGCGTGCAGCAGGTGATGATCAAGTGGGCGGCGGCCGACATCGCGCCGGTGATGCAGGCGGCGGGGCGGTCGGGGATCTCTGCGTTGCTGGTGGGGCTGCTGATCTGCGTCAAGGGCGGCTGGGATCAGGTGGGCGCCACCTGGCGCGGCGGCTTGCTGGCCGGTGCCTTGTTCGGCCTCGAGTTCCTCTTCATCGCCGAGGGGCTGCAACTGACCACGGCGGCGCACATGTCGGTGTTCCTCTACACCGCGCCGATCTTCACCGCGCTGGGCGTGCATTTTCTGCTGCCGGGCGAGCGTCTGCGCGCGGTGCAGTGGCTGGGCATCTGCCTGGCGTTCGTCGGCATCGCCATCGCCTTCGCCGGCGGGGTGTCGTGGGACAACCTCGACCGGCGCATGCTGCTGGGCGATGCTTTGGGCGTGCTGGCCGGCGCCTGTTGGGGCGCGACCACGGTGGTGGTGCGCGCCTCGCGGTTGTCCGAGGCGCCGGTGACGCTGACCCTGTTCTATCAGTTGATCGTCGGTTTCCTCGGTCTGCTGGCGATTGCGCTGTTCAGCGGCCAGATCACCCACGTCAGCCTCACCGGCGTGGCGGTGGCCAGCGTGCTGTTCCAGGGCGTGGTGGTGTCGTTCTTCAGTTACCTGATCTGGTTCTGGCTGCTGCGGCGCTACCTGGCGGCCAACCTGGCGGTGTTTTCGTTCATGACGCCGCTGTTCGGCGTCACATTCGGCGTGCTGTTGCTGGGCGAGAAGCTGAGCCTGAATTTCATCGTCGGCGCGGTGCTGGTGCTGCTCGGCATCACCTTCGTCAGCGCCGAGCAGTGGGTGCGCCGGCGCTTGCGCAAAGCCCTCGGTCAGCCCTGA